A part of Chthonomonadales bacterium genomic DNA contains:
- a CDS encoding quinate 5-dehydrogenase: MKRVVSVSLGTSSRDKSAQATFLDTPFTLERIGTDGDRARFRATVAELDGKVDCFGVGGTDAFLYAGDRRYAFRQTLDLMRGARVSPWVDGSGLKHTLERETVGYLHDSGLVDFSTKRVLLVSAVDRFGMAEALVGRARSIVFGDLLFGLGLPIPLRSWPTVKALARLVLPVVTRLPVEWIYPTGAKQEVNTPRFPRVFREADVIAGDWHIIRRFMPDRLDGKIILTQSSRAAEVELLRRRGAELLITTTPEIGGESFATNVMEGVLVVLLGRPPAELTPTDYVGTLKRLGWRPTLTWLQRAPAAQGEAPRADPT, translated from the coding sequence ATGAAAAGGGTCGTGAGCGTCAGCCTCGGCACCTCAAGCCGCGACAAGTCGGCGCAAGCCACCTTCCTGGACACGCCGTTCACGCTCGAGCGCATCGGCACGGACGGTGATCGAGCGCGGTTCCGCGCGACCGTCGCCGAGCTAGACGGCAAGGTCGACTGTTTTGGTGTCGGCGGAACGGACGCGTTTCTTTATGCCGGCGATCGGCGCTATGCGTTCCGGCAGACGCTCGACCTGATGCGCGGCGCGCGCGTGAGCCCCTGGGTGGACGGAAGCGGACTCAAACACACACTCGAGCGCGAGACGGTCGGCTACCTGCACGACAGCGGCCTCGTCGACTTCTCGACGAAGCGCGTGCTGCTCGTCTCCGCAGTCGACCGCTTCGGGATGGCCGAGGCGCTGGTCGGCCGAGCGCGCTCCATCGTCTTCGGTGACCTTCTCTTCGGCCTTGGCCTGCCGATTCCGCTGCGCTCCTGGCCAACGGTGAAGGCGCTGGCGCGCCTCGTGCTGCCGGTCGTGACGCGCTTGCCGGTGGAGTGGATCTACCCGACCGGCGCGAAGCAGGAGGTCAACACCCCGAGGTTCCCACGCGTCTTCCGCGAGGCCGACGTGATCGCCGGTGACTGGCACATCATCCGCCGGTTCATGCCGGACCGGCTCGACGGCAAGATCATCCTGACTCAGTCGAGCCGCGCCGCCGAGGTCGAGTTGCTGCGTCGACGGGGGGCCGAGCTTCTCATCACCACTACGCCCGAGATCGGTGGGGAGTCGTTCGCGACGAACGTGATGGAGGGGGTGCTGGTCGTGCTCCTTGGCAGGCCGCCTGCGGAGTTGACGCCCACGGATTACGTGGGTACACTGAAGCGACTCGGCTGGCGTCCGACGCTGACCTGGCTGCAGCGTGCCCCGGCGGCTCAGGGAGAGGCGCCGCGCGCCGATCCGACGTGA
- a CDS encoding shikimate dehydrogenase, with the protein MDTFAFVIHPIDARRDIARKYPVARYLPERLIEWYIERRDPLVVAHVTGVRSATGARTEGWFIGCPLTPRQFLELPLEQVYAKLEQCGRIAEELGAGILGLGAFTSVVGDGGRTLAGRLRIPVTTGNSYTVATAVEGAVDAARRMGAELCDARVAVVGASGSIGATCAEILARRARSVALVGRSAERLEAAARRVREAATGAVDVYLDVAAGLRDADIVVTVSSAAKAIVLPSHMKGGAVVCDVARPRDVSTAVARERPDVLVIEGGVVRVPGDMRCAKAGDEQRPFGFGFPPGTAYACMSETMALALEGRLESFTLGKEVSVAQVDEIAGICARHGFRLDGYRSFERLVTDEQVAAARAAAGRPAPTHAA; encoded by the coding sequence ATGGACACCTTTGCCTTCGTGATCCACCCCATCGATGCACGCCGGGACATCGCCCGTAAGTACCCCGTTGCACGCTACCTGCCGGAACGCCTTATCGAGTGGTACATTGAGCGCCGCGATCCGCTGGTCGTCGCGCACGTCACCGGCGTGCGCTCGGCCACGGGGGCGCGGACCGAGGGGTGGTTCATCGGATGCCCGCTCACTCCTCGCCAGTTCCTCGAACTGCCTCTGGAGCAGGTCTACGCGAAGCTCGAGCAGTGCGGGAGGATCGCCGAGGAACTGGGCGCCGGCATTCTAGGTCTCGGGGCGTTCACCTCCGTGGTAGGAGATGGCGGGCGCACGCTGGCGGGCCGCCTGCGCATCCCGGTGACCACCGGCAACTCCTACACCGTCGCCACGGCCGTCGAGGGAGCCGTCGATGCCGCCCGGCGCATGGGTGCCGAGCTCTGCGACGCCCGCGTGGCGGTGGTTGGTGCCTCGGGCTCGATAGGGGCGACGTGCGCGGAGATCCTGGCGCGACGGGCGCGCTCGGTGGCCCTCGTTGGCCGCAGCGCGGAGCGGTTGGAGGCGGCGGCGCGGCGCGTGCGCGAGGCCGCCACAGGCGCCGTCGACGTGTACCTCGACGTGGCGGCAGGCCTGCGTGACGCCGACATCGTGGTCACGGTGAGCAGCGCGGCAAAGGCCATCGTGCTGCCATCGCACATGAAGGGCGGGGCGGTGGTGTGCGACGTCGCGCGGCCGCGCGATGTGTCGACGGCGGTGGCGCGCGAGCGGCCGGACGTGCTGGTGATCGAGGGGGGCGTGGTGCGCGTTCCGGGCGATATGCGGTGCGCGAAGGCCGGGGACGAGCAGCGGCCCTTCGGCTTTGGCTTCCCGCCGGGCACGGCCTATGCGTGCATGTCCGAGACGATGGCGCTCGCGCTGGAGGGGCGGTTGGAGAGCTTCACGCTGGGCAAGGAGGTCTCCGTCGCTCAGGTCGACGAGATCGCGGGCATCTGCGCCCGGCACGGCTTCCGATTGGACGGCTACCGGTCGTTCGAGCGCCTGGTGACGGATGAGCAGGTCGCCGCGGCGCGCGCCGCCGCGGGCCGGCCCGCGCCGACGCACGCCGCCTGA
- a CDS encoding aldo/keto reductase — protein sequence MELSRREMIAGAVAAAAGLTRGRAEAVAGRMPMRTLGRTGARVSLIGFGSAPLGHSFQSQEVFDRMLGEALDLGINYVDTATIYDVSQERLGPIVKRNRKRIFLTTKTRGTTKAGALKTIEESLRLLQTDHVDLVHMHNVGDLDVNRLTDDDSALRGIQEAQRRGWARFVGATSHMNVPRLLPVLATGAIDVIMVPINFVYRQTYDFEGKVLPIARKHRIGIIAMKVLGGVPNWQYRTPTPCLMPADRVELAIRYALSVPDVATAVIGLNFPEQLRQAAAAARAFKPLNERERVEVVEEGARLAKAWGTHLGPVQ from the coding sequence ATGGAGCTATCGCGACGCGAGATGATCGCCGGCGCCGTGGCGGCCGCCGCCGGGCTCACCCGTGGGCGGGCGGAAGCCGTCGCCGGGCGCATGCCGATGCGCACGCTCGGCCGCACCGGCGCGCGCGTCTCGCTCATCGGCTTCGGCTCCGCCCCGCTGGGCCACAGCTTCCAGTCGCAGGAGGTGTTCGATCGCATGCTGGGCGAGGCGCTCGACCTCGGCATCAACTACGTCGACACGGCCACCATCTACGACGTGTCGCAGGAGCGCCTCGGGCCCATCGTCAAGCGCAACCGCAAACGAATATTCCTGACCACCAAGACGCGCGGCACCACGAAGGCGGGCGCGCTGAAGACCATCGAGGAGAGTTTGCGGTTGCTGCAGACCGACCACGTCGACCTGGTGCACATGCACAACGTGGGGGACCTTGATGTTAACCGGCTGACGGACGATGACAGCGCACTGCGGGGCATCCAGGAGGCTCAGCGGCGCGGATGGGCGCGTTTCGTGGGCGCCACCAGCCACATGAACGTGCCACGTCTGCTGCCTGTGCTCGCGACCGGCGCCATCGATGTCATCATGGTGCCGATCAACTTCGTCTACCGGCAGACCTACGACTTCGAGGGCAAGGTGCTGCCCATCGCTCGCAAGCACCGCATCGGCATCATCGCGATGAAGGTGCTCGGCGGTGTGCCCAACTGGCAGTACCGCACGCCGACGCCGTGCCTGATGCCAGCCGACCGCGTTGAGTTGGCGATCCGCTACGCGCTCAGCGTGCCCGACGTGGCGACGGCCGTGATCGGGCTCAATTTCCCCGAGCAACTCCGGCAAGCGGCCGCGGCAGCTCGGGCCTTCAAGCCGCTGAACGAGCGTGAACGGGTCGAGGTCGTCGAGGAGGGCGCGCGTCTCGCAAAGGCCTGGGGCACGCACCTCGGTCCGGTCCAGTAG